From one Fimbriiglobus ruber genomic stretch:
- a CDS encoding NADH-quinone oxidoreductase subunit B, with protein sequence MPLLENRFEDGFVVTSLDQAINWARESSLWPMTFGLACCAIEMMATGGPRYDIDRFGAGAFRATPRQADLMIVAGTVNLKMADRVRRLYDQMPDPKFVIAMGACTCGGGPYFKYGYNVAKGVDLVVPVDVYVPGCPPRPEALLEGLMRVQDKVRRMHVATKQAAVDVPMIPARTGAVLLPDELATTEKATAFKVAQKEQGKPAKA encoded by the coding sequence ATGCCTCTCCTGGAAAACCGCTTTGAAGACGGGTTCGTGGTCACGTCGCTCGACCAGGCGATCAACTGGGCCCGGGAGTCGTCGCTGTGGCCGATGACGTTCGGCCTGGCGTGCTGCGCGATCGAGATGATGGCGACCGGCGGGCCGCGGTACGACATCGACCGGTTCGGGGCCGGCGCCTTCCGCGCGACGCCGCGGCAGGCCGACCTGATGATCGTCGCCGGGACGGTGAACCTGAAGATGGCCGACCGCGTCCGCCGGCTCTACGACCAGATGCCGGACCCCAAGTTCGTGATCGCGATGGGCGCGTGTACGTGCGGCGGCGGCCCGTACTTCAAGTACGGGTATAACGTCGCCAAGGGCGTCGACTTGGTAGTGCCGGTGGATGTGTACGTCCCCGGCTGCCCGCCGCGCCCGGAGGCGCTGCTCGAAGGGCTGATGCGGGTGCAGGACAAGGTCCGCCGGATGCACGTGGCGACCAAGCAGGCGGCCGTCGACGTTCCCATGATCCCCGCCCGGACCGGCGCCGTGCTCCTCCCCGACGAACTCGCCACGACCGAGAAGGCGACCGCGTTCAAGGTGGCGCAAAAGGAACAGGGCAAGCCGGCGAAGGCGTAG
- a CDS encoding NADH-quinone oxidoreductase subunit C, whose product MTPADIATLLAAEFGPAITGTKLDALDPFVTVAPASLPAVCQFLCDDPRLKFEILNDISGVDYLEIDPKKLAKAGFEPHLEVVYHLSSFSFPGRRFTLKVVLPRWKNDAPGELPEVPTVAGVWRTADWQEREVFDLLGITFVGHPDPRRILLADDWVGHPLRKDYEYPLEYHGIRCR is encoded by the coding sequence ATGACACCCGCCGACATTGCCACGCTACTCGCCGCGGAGTTCGGCCCCGCGATTACCGGGACGAAGCTCGATGCCCTCGACCCGTTCGTCACGGTCGCGCCCGCGAGCTTGCCGGCGGTGTGTCAGTTCCTGTGCGACGACCCGCGGCTGAAGTTCGAGATCCTCAACGACATCAGCGGCGTCGACTACCTGGAAATCGACCCGAAGAAGCTGGCCAAAGCCGGGTTTGAGCCGCACCTGGAAGTCGTTTACCACCTCTCCAGTTTCTCGTTCCCCGGCCGCCGGTTCACGCTCAAGGTCGTCCTGCCACGGTGGAAGAACGACGCGCCGGGCGAACTCCCCGAGGTGCCGACCGTGGCCGGCGTGTGGCGGACGGCCGACTGGCAGGAGCGGGAGGTCTTCGACCTGCTCGGCATCACCTTCGTCGGCCACCCCGACCCCCGCCGCATTCTGCTCGCCGACGACTGGGTCGGCCACCCGCTCCGCAAGGATTACGAGTACCCGCTCGAATACCACGGGATTCGCTGCCGGTAA
- a CDS encoding NADH-quinone oxidoreductase subunit A, protein MPALVATILVFVAVGIGFLFVNLLVGRLIRPANPSPEKGEVYECGEQPIGSPWIQFDLRFYVVALLFVIFDVEIAFFFPWAVVFGSATRAADTNLSPAQRAEAAASLAPPGTVAPVPAVEPDPELMSAFARFAFLELLVFFGVLLVGFAYLWRRGDLDWVRSIAAQVQKDHKVYGPPSPGMEK, encoded by the coding sequence ATGCCCGCACTCGTCGCCACCATTCTGGTTTTCGTCGCCGTCGGGATCGGGTTCCTGTTCGTGAACCTGCTCGTCGGGCGACTGATCCGGCCGGCCAACCCGAGCCCGGAAAAAGGCGAGGTGTATGAGTGCGGCGAGCAGCCGATCGGCTCGCCGTGGATTCAGTTCGACCTCCGGTTCTACGTCGTCGCCCTCCTGTTCGTGATCTTCGACGTGGAAATCGCGTTCTTCTTCCCGTGGGCCGTCGTGTTCGGCTCCGCGACCCGGGCCGCGGACACGAACCTGTCCCCCGCCCAGCGGGCCGAAGCCGCGGCGTCCCTCGCCCCGCCCGGAACGGTCGCGCCCGTTCCCGCGGTCGAGCCCGACCCGGAACTCATGTCGGCGTTCGCCCGGTTCGCGTTCCTGGAACTGCTTGTCTTCTTCGGCGTCCTGCTCGTGGGGTTCGCCTACCTCTGGCGGCGCGGCGACCTGGACTGGGTGCGGAGCATCGCGGCCCAGGTCCAGAAAGACCACAAGGTTTACGGGCCGCCGTCGCCCGGGATGGAGAAATAG